From Butyricimonas paravirosa, one genomic window encodes:
- a CDS encoding FAD-dependent oxidoreductase yields the protein MSKINSHPILDVPKRDKVVFTFNGKKIEGEKGFTIAAALHQAGYPVHSHSLDGRGRSLACGIGKCGACEMLVDGKVRRICVTKVDGVKEVREFAQGEMAEQHAEHRIDTRKVLRTTVVIVGAGPAGLAVREEFEKYGIDNIVIDNNDKIGGQFNMQTHQFFFFEKEKRFGGMRGFDIAKTLAGENMEGIYLNSTVWDILEGKRVAVKNLETDTVFFVDADYLVVATGAVPFMPAFENDDLPGVYTAAVVQKMMNNELTLLGKNVLTVGAGNIGYLTSYQLMQAGAHVKAIIEGMPKEGGFPVQANRVRRLAIPIMTSHVLLKAIPNADHTGITGAVIAECENFKPIPGTERILNGIDVINICTGLIPDNQLLMKGKAVFGEHCYAAGDAVRIGEGTSAVLRGKQTAIEILMDLGARVSYDDYLVVSKEYIDSQQHPVRILETPCLPEAERMHKRGFVQMDCLYGFACNPCSFACPHGAITKSSTSTVPHVDYDKCIGCMECVYQCPGLAIFGYDLRKDNLFLPIEYEVKEKEVVYLVNNYGERLGEGIIEKVLHKPNKTNIARVKALDVHGEDLVKVRGFVVKENYPQPLDLEPLLKDQPGATFICHCDDVTLDDVLKVVGDRTFISIDEIKHTTRLGMGPCRGKRCIPRLKTALRAKGIEIVGDATPRAPLSNQLNLGELYPPKRGDEHRVANRSDFKKIEVGALIAGGGIAGSALFRYMADSGLNPVLVNADRGSSWRNIGGGRTAFSLPELAEIAEHNHAIFKELQKISNIDYKTTRYINLAHDEPTFNALDASRAWSDAYMVDPKNFQKEISPYFSTKSKRYLGALITNDCWQATPGKVVDLIRNMGISAGGRIVEDCKVLEVMKEGSTYSILVLTHDKKYVEFRTEIFVNALGAGAGKICEGLGIHAGLYPVRHQAFITRRLPMLGKNGDSLDMLIDRQEYKGFSAVYGQQLVHTGQIIGCASPRVDALRTDKNLILNTKEFMEIISEFFVDWMPELAGVSIQATWSGYYTEPRYIVDPELGLFVGMRGHGFMLSQYLAKMYVDKLMGRPVPEYFDQLKLDGPGLSEKAFK from the coding sequence ATGTCGAAGATTAATTCGCATCCGATTCTGGATGTTCCGAAACGAGATAAAGTGGTGTTCACTTTTAACGGTAAGAAAATCGAAGGAGAAAAGGGTTTTACCATCGCGGCTGCCTTGCATCAGGCCGGGTACCCCGTGCATAGTCACAGTCTGGATGGCCGGGGACGTTCCCTCGCCTGTGGCATCGGGAAATGTGGGGCTTGTGAGATGTTGGTGGATGGTAAAGTCCGGCGTATTTGCGTGACAAAAGTGGATGGAGTGAAAGAGGTACGGGAGTTCGCCCAGGGGGAAATGGCCGAACAACATGCCGAACACCGGATTGATACACGGAAAGTACTTCGTACCACGGTGGTGATCGTGGGGGCCGGGCCAGCCGGATTAGCCGTGCGGGAGGAGTTTGAAAAGTATGGTATAGATAATATCGTGATTGATAATAACGATAAGATTGGCGGTCAGTTTAATATGCAAACCCACCAGTTCTTCTTTTTCGAGAAAGAAAAGCGTTTCGGGGGAATGCGCGGATTTGATATTGCCAAAACATTGGCGGGGGAGAATATGGAAGGTATTTACCTGAACTCTACGGTTTGGGATATATTGGAGGGGAAACGGGTGGCCGTGAAGAACTTGGAAACGGATACCGTGTTCTTCGTGGATGCAGACTATTTAGTCGTGGCCACGGGGGCTGTTCCGTTTATGCCGGCTTTCGAAAACGATGATCTACCCGGGGTATATACGGCAGCTGTCGTTCAGAAAATGATGAATAACGAACTTACGCTGTTGGGGAAGAATGTACTGACCGTGGGAGCCGGAAATATTGGTTACTTGACTTCTTACCAGTTGATGCAAGCGGGGGCCCACGTGAAGGCGATTATTGAGGGGATGCCCAAAGAAGGTGGTTTCCCCGTGCAAGCAAACCGGGTACGCCGTTTGGCGATACCGATCATGACGTCTCACGTACTGTTGAAAGCGATCCCGAATGCTGATCACACGGGAATCACGGGGGCTGTTATTGCTGAATGTGAGAATTTCAAACCGATTCCGGGTACGGAAAGAATATTGAATGGCATAGATGTCATAAATATATGTACGGGGTTGATACCGGACAATCAATTGTTGATGAAAGGAAAGGCCGTCTTTGGAGAGCATTGTTATGCCGCGGGAGATGCCGTGAGAATTGGAGAAGGGACGAGTGCCGTATTGCGGGGGAAGCAAACGGCAATTGAGATATTGATGGACTTGGGGGCTAGGGTGAGTTATGATGATTATTTGGTGGTTTCCAAAGAGTATATTGATTCACAACAACATCCGGTTCGGATTCTGGAAACTCCCTGTTTGCCGGAGGCGGAACGTATGCACAAACGGGGATTCGTGCAAATGGATTGTTTGTATGGTTTTGCGTGTAATCCTTGTTCTTTTGCCTGTCCTCACGGGGCGATAACGAAAAGTTCGACTTCTACCGTACCTCACGTAGATTACGATAAATGTATCGGGTGTATGGAGTGTGTCTATCAATGTCCGGGATTGGCCATTTTCGGTTATGATTTACGAAAAGATAACTTGTTTCTGCCGATAGAATACGAAGTAAAGGAGAAAGAAGTGGTTTACCTAGTGAATAATTACGGTGAAAGATTGGGAGAGGGGATTATCGAGAAAGTTCTGCACAAGCCGAATAAAACGAATATAGCCCGGGTGAAAGCCTTGGATGTTCACGGGGAAGATTTGGTGAAGGTAAGAGGTTTCGTGGTGAAGGAGAATTACCCGCAACCGCTGGATTTGGAACCGTTGTTGAAGGATCAACCGGGAGCCACGTTTATTTGCCATTGTGATGATGTTACTTTGGACGATGTTTTGAAAGTCGTGGGTGATCGTACCTTTATTTCGATAGACGAGATAAAACATACCACTCGCTTGGGAATGGGGCCTTGCCGGGGAAAACGTTGTATTCCTCGGTTGAAAACAGCTTTACGGGCGAAAGGGATCGAGATCGTGGGGGATGCTACACCGAGAGCGCCCCTGTCTAACCAGTTGAATCTAGGTGAATTGTACCCGCCAAAACGAGGTGACGAGCATCGTGTGGCTAATCGATCGGATTTCAAGAAGATAGAGGTCGGGGCGTTGATTGCTGGAGGTGGTATTGCCGGAAGTGCGTTGTTCCGCTATATGGCAGATTCCGGCTTGAATCCCGTGCTGGTGAATGCGGATAGAGGTTCTTCCTGGAGAAATATCGGGGGAGGGCGTACGGCATTCTCTTTACCGGAGCTGGCCGAGATCGCGGAGCATAATCATGCTATATTTAAAGAGTTACAGAAAATATCGAATATTGATTACAAGACGACGCGCTATATTAATTTGGCTCATGATGAGCCCACGTTCAATGCCTTGGATGCGAGTCGTGCATGGTCGGATGCCTATATGGTTGACCCGAAGAATTTTCAGAAAGAGATTTCTCCTTATTTCAGCACGAAATCCAAGCGTTACTTGGGGGCTTTGATTACCAATGATTGCTGGCAGGCGACACCCGGTAAAGTGGTCGATTTGATTCGTAACATGGGTATTTCGGCCGGGGGGCGGATCGTGGAAGATTGCAAGGTGTTGGAAGTGATGAAAGAGGGATCAACATATAGTATTTTAGTGTTGACTCATGATAAGAAATACGTGGAATTCCGCACGGAGATATTCGTGAATGCCTTGGGAGCCGGGGCTGGAAAGATTTGCGAGGGATTGGGGATTCACGCGGGATTGTACCCGGTACGCCATCAGGCATTTATCACTCGTCGTTTACCCATGCTAGGGAAGAACGGGGATAGTCTGGATATGCTGATCGATCGGCAGGAATATAAAGGATTTTCCGCTGTCTATGGGCAACAATTAGTCCACACGGGGCAAATTATCGGTTGTGCATCCCCGCGGGTGGATGCGTTGCGGACGGATAAAAATCTGATTTTGAACACGAAGGAGTTTATGGAGATTATTAGTGAATTCTTCGTGGATTGGATGCCGGAACTGGCTGGCGTGAGTATACAGGCCACGTGGTCCGGGTATTACACGGAACCTCGCTATATCGTTGATCCCGAATTAGGTCTGTTTGTCGGTATGCGGGGGCATGGTTTCATGTTATCGCAATACTTGGCTAAAATGTATGTTGATAAATTAATGGGCCGTCCGGTACCGGAGTATTTCGATCAATTGAAGTTGGATGGACCGGGATTGTCGGAAAAAGCCTTTAAGTGA
- the mazG gene encoding nucleoside triphosphate pyrophosphohydrolase, whose amino-acid sequence MEKDFTKQKEAFAELLDIMETLREKCPWDHKQTMESLRTLSVEEVYELGDAILKNDMQEVKKELGDLLMHIVFYALIGKEQEQFDMTDVLNEICAKLRYRHPHIYGEVKVEDENDVLRNWEQLKLKEKGRHNKVLEGVPDALPALVKAYRIQDKVRGVGFDWKQKEDVWQKVREELGELEVEVARKDQERMEEEFGDFMFAMINAARLYGINPEDALEKSNKKFIRRFSYVEKKAHETERNLSDMTLEEMDEYWNEAKAMEKA is encoded by the coding sequence TTGGATATAATGGAAACCTTGAGGGAAAAGTGTCCCTGGGATCATAAACAGACGATGGAGTCTTTGCGGACGTTATCGGTGGAGGAGGTTTATGAGCTGGGAGATGCAATTCTGAAAAATGATATGCAGGAGGTGAAAAAGGAGTTGGGAGATTTGCTTATGCATATCGTGTTTTATGCTTTGATCGGGAAGGAACAGGAGCAATTTGACATGACGGATGTTTTGAACGAGATCTGTGCCAAATTGCGCTATCGTCACCCGCATATTTACGGGGAGGTGAAGGTCGAGGATGAGAATGACGTGTTGCGTAACTGGGAGCAATTGAAGTTGAAAGAGAAGGGCCGTCATAATAAAGTTTTGGAAGGTGTCCCGGATGCTCTTCCGGCTTTAGTGAAAGCATACCGGATTCAAGATAAGGTGAGGGGAGTCGGGTTCGACTGGAAACAGAAAGAGGACGTGTGGCAAAAAGTACGGGAGGAGTTGGGTGAATTGGAAGTCGAGGTTGCCCGGAAGGATCAGGAGCGGATGGAAGAAGAATTCGGTGATTTCATGTTTGCCATGATTAACGCGGCGCGACTATACGGTATAAATCCGGAAGATGCTTTGGAGAAATCCAACAAGAAATTTATTCGTCGTTTTTCGTACGTGGAAAAGAAAGCTCACGAAACGGAGCGCAACCTTTCGGATATGACCTTGGAGGAAATGGACGAGTATTGGAACGAGGCAAAAGCGATGGAAAAAGCTTGA